In Camarhynchus parvulus unplaced genomic scaffold, STF_HiC, whole genome shotgun sequence, the following are encoded in one genomic region:
- the MROH1 gene encoding maestro heat-like repeat-containing protein family member 1, with amino-acid sequence MGETVGICGKRDSLVRLPRGLQGRDRAGLQPCSCAVQTLKAMLARAGNDDVVQDVGSAGGWELMEIPERHHDGIALLARAMARLCGPRLPPIVRSLIPVLGSALECQRVTSSAFLAELLNHNVVNDLVLLEPILDALKALEKDSCLLVRVLALRGLGNVASGSPEQIRRHGSQLLASMVNGMDDKDDPNNLLALEAMSSLSKILDHLEERDVQSMLLRVAIRIRPFFDSEHAQLRHSSILLFGNLSRFSRSDSEVFSEQILNGLVTLLLHLQDPQPDVVKACKFALRMCGPSLGCEGLREMFGNHLREERGLHYGEFINDAAKFLMRSHPALLSRLISTNLFYFKSPWRELRAAAAMFVGFLVLHMDEEQGQQVDLDQLISALQLLLKDPVPAVRVKVAETLGRLVRLL; translated from the exons ATGGGGGAAACAGTGGGAATATGTGGGAAACGGGATTCCCTGGTGCGGCTGCCCCGGGGCCTGCAGGGCCGGGACAGGGCcggcctgcagccctgcag CTGCGCGGTGCAGACGCTGAAGGCGATGCTGGCGCGGGCCGGGAACGACGACGTCGTCCAGGACGTGGGAAGCGCCGGGGGCTGGGAATTGATGGAAATTCCCGAGCGGCACCACGACGGAATCGCCCTCCTGGCCAG GGCGATGGCTCGGCTCTGCGGGCCCCGGCTGCCGCCGATCGTCCGGAGCCTCATCCCGGTGCTGGGAAGCGCCTTGGAATGCCAGAGGGTGACCAGCAGCGCCTTCCTGGCCGAG ctcctcaacCACAACGTGGTGAACgacctggtgctgctggagccgATCCTGGACGCGCTGAAGGCTCTGGAGAAGGATTCCTGCCTCCTGGTGCGGGTCCTGGCGCTCCGCGGGCTCGGCAACGTGGCCTCGGGATCCCCGGaacag ATCCGGAGGCACGGCTCGCAGCTGCTGGCCTCCATGGTCAACGGCATGGACGACAAGGACGATCCCAACAATCTGCTGGCGCTGGAGGCCATGTCCAGCCTCTCCAAAATCCTGGATCACCTGGAAGAGCGGGACGTGCAATCCATGCTGCTCCGTGTCGCCATCCGCATCCGGCCCTTCTTCGACAGC GAGCACGCGCAGCTCCGGCACTCCTCCATCCTCCTCTTCGGGAACCTGTCCCGCTTCAGCCGCTCCGACTCCGAGGTTTTCTCGGAGCAGATCCTCAACGGGCTCGTGACgctcctgctgcacctgcaGGACCCCCAGCCCGACGTGGTCAAG GCGTGCAAGTTCGCGCTGAGGATGTGCgggcccagcctgggctgcgAGGGGCTCCGGGAAATGTTCGGGAATCACCTGCGGGAAGAGCGGGGGCTGCACTACGGGGAGTTCATCAACGACGCCGCCAAGTTCCTG ATGCGCAGCCACCCCGCGCTCCTGAGCCGCCTCATCTCCACCAACCTCTTCTACTTCAAGAGCCCCTGGCGGGAGCTGCGTGCGGCGGCGGCCATGTTCGTCG GGTTCCTGGTGCTCCACATGGAcgaggagcagggccagcaggtgGACCTGGACCAGCTCATCTCCG CCCTGCAGTTGCTCCTCAAGGATCCGGTTCCCGCTGTGAGGGTCAAGGTGGCCGAGACCCTGGGACGCCTCGTCCGCCTCCTctga